The following proteins are encoded in a genomic region of Ctenopharyngodon idella isolate HZGC_01 chromosome 12, HZGC01, whole genome shotgun sequence:
- the kcnj2a gene encoding inward rectifier potassium channel 2a — MGSVRANRYSIVSSEEDGMKLATAAVPNGYGNGKSKVHTRHQTQSRFVKKDGHCNVQFINVSEKSQRYLADIFTTCVDIRWRWMFVIFCLAFLLSWLFFGCIFWLVAIFHGDLESGSPKCVSNVSTFTAAFLFSIETQTTIGYGYRYVTDECPIAVFMVVFQSIVGCIIDAFIIGAVMAKMAKPKKRNETLVFSHNATVAMRDNKLCLMWRVGNLRKSHLVEAHVRAQLLRSRTTAEGEFIPLDQMDIDVGFDSGIDRIFLVSPITIVHEIDEDSPFYDMSKQELENSDFEIVVILEGMVEATAMTTQCRSSYVASEVLWGHRFEPVLFEEKNYYKVDYSRFHKTYEVPSTPLCSARDLAEKKYILSNSNSFCYENEVALSNKEEKEEGNGDSLGPGGTNTDTSSDSDHSQATVPLEPRPLRRESEI; from the coding sequence ATGGGAAGTGTGCGGGCCAACCGCTACAGCATTGTGTCATCAGAGGAGGACGGTATGAAGTTGGCCACTGCTGCGGTGCCAAATGGGTACGGTAACGGGAAGAGCAAGGTTCACACCCGTCACCAAACCCAGAGCAGGTTTGTCAAGAAAGATGGACACTGCAACGTGCAGTTCATCAATGTCAGCGAGAAGAGCCAACGCTATCTAGCCGACATCTTCACCACGTGTGTGGACATTCGCTGGCGATGGATGTTCGTTATCTTCTGCTTGGCCTTTCTGCTGTCGTGGCTGTTTTTTGGATGTATCTTCTGGCTGGTCGCAATATTCCACGGAGACCTGGAGAGTGGCAGTCCCAAATGTGTCTCCAACGTCAGCACCTTCACGGCCGCCTTTCTCTTCTCCATCGAGACGCAAACCACTATCGGCTATGGCTACCGCTATGTTACAGACGAGTGCCCCATCGCGGTGTTCATGGTTGTATTTCAGAGCATAGTTGGCTGCATCATTGACGCCTTCATCATCGGTGCTGTCATGGCTAAGATGGCAAAGCCCAAGAAGAGGAACGAGACGCTGGTGTTCAGCCACAACGCTACGGTGGCCATGAGGGACAATAAGCTGTGTCTTATGTGGAGGGTGGGCAACTTGCGTAAAAGCCACCTGGTAGAGGCCCACGTTCGGGCTCAGCTTCTCAGATCTCGCACCACAGCCGAGGGAGAGTTTATCCCTCTAGACCAGATGGACATCGACGTGGGCTTTGACAGTGGCATTGACCGCATCTTCTTAGTCTCACCGATCACTATCGTCCATGAGATCGACGAGGACAGCCCTTTCTATGACATGAGCAAACAAGAACTGGAGAACTCTGACTTTGAAATTGTAGTTATCCTGGAGGGCATGGTGGAGGCCACGGCCATGACCACACAATGCCGTAGCTCCTACGTGGCCAGTGAGGTCCTGTGGGGACACCGCTTTGAGCCCGTCCTTTTCGAGGAGAAAAACTATTACAAAGTAGACTACTCTCGCTTTCACAAGACCTACGAAGTGCCCAGCACCCCACTGTGCAGCGCGAGAGACCTTGCTGAGAAAAAATATATCTTATCCAACTCGAATTCTTTTTGCTATGAGAATGAGGTGGCCCTTTCAAACAAAGAGGAGAAAGAGGAAGGGAACGGGGACAGTTTGGGCCCTGGCGGAACAAACACAGACACTAGCTCAGACTCTGACCACAGCCAGGCCACCGTTCCCTTAGAACCGCGGCCTCTACGGCGGGAATCCGAAATATGA